Proteins encoded by one window of Superficieibacter sp. HKU1:
- the msrP gene encoding protein-methionine-sulfoxide reductase catalytic subunit MsrP — translation MKKVRRFTEADVTAESAFFMQRRQVLQALGISAATLSVPSMARADLLDWFKGHDRPPAPSGKPLDFTRPAEWQSKLPLTPEDKVTGYNNFYEFGLDKADPAANAGSLKTDPWTLKIDGEVAKPLTLDHDDLTKRFPLEERIYRMRCVEAWSMVVPWIGFPLHKLLALVEPTSDAKYVAFKTIYSPEQMPGQKDRFIGGGLKYPYVEGLRLDEAMHPLTMLTTGVYGKALPPQNGAPVRLTVPWKYGFKGIKSIVSITLTRERPPTTWNLSAPDEYGFYANVNPHVDHPRWSQATERFIGSGGVLDVKRQPTLLFNGYADQVASLYKGLDLRESF, via the coding sequence ATGAAGAAAGTACGTCGCTTTACTGAAGCCGATGTCACCGCCGAATCGGCTTTTTTTATGCAGCGCCGCCAGGTTCTGCAGGCGCTGGGCATCAGCGCTGCCACCCTTAGCGTGCCTTCGATGGCGCGAGCCGATCTGCTGGACTGGTTTAAAGGCCACGATCGTCCCCCGGCACCGTCCGGTAAGCCGCTGGATTTTACGCGTCCCGCTGAGTGGCAAAGTAAACTTCCTCTCACGCCAGAAGATAAAGTCACGGGCTATAACAACTTCTATGAATTCGGGCTGGATAAAGCCGATCCTGCCGCCAATGCGGGCAGTCTGAAAACCGATCCCTGGACGCTGAAGATTGATGGCGAGGTAGCTAAGCCCCTCACCCTCGATCATGACGATCTGACGAAACGTTTCCCGCTGGAGGAGCGCATTTACCGGATGCGTTGCGTAGAAGCCTGGTCAATGGTAGTGCCGTGGATCGGATTTCCGCTGCATAAACTGCTGGCCCTGGTCGAGCCCACCAGCGACGCGAAGTATGTGGCGTTCAAAACCATCTATTCGCCGGAGCAAATGCCGGGACAGAAGGATCGGTTTATCGGCGGCGGTCTGAAGTATCCCTATGTTGAAGGATTACGGCTGGATGAAGCGATGCACCCTTTAACCATGTTAACGACCGGCGTGTACGGCAAAGCGCTGCCGCCGCAAAACGGTGCGCCAGTCCGTCTTACCGTGCCATGGAAATACGGTTTCAAAGGGATCAAATCGATAGTCAGTATTACGCTCACGCGTGAACGTCCGCCGACAACGTGGAATCTTTCGGCACCGGATGAGTATGGTTTTTACGCCAACGTGAACCCCCACGTCGATCATCCACGCTGGTCACAGGCGACAGAACGCTTTATCGGTTCCGGTGGCGTACTTGACGTAAAACGCCAGCCGACCCTGCTGTTTAACGGCTATGCCGATCAGGTGGCATCGCTCTATAAAGGTTTAGATCTGCGGGAGAGTTTCTAG